From the genome of Diorhabda sublineata isolate icDioSubl1.1 chromosome Y, icDioSubl1.1, whole genome shotgun sequence, one region includes:
- the LOC130451980 gene encoding uncharacterized protein LOC130451980, which produces MLAGENEVNVSKVDQSKSDKSDILLELKEQRDVVIEKLSRFINFIKRANESDLLELESRLDHVSSIFNHFEQVQSRIESLEKCTTNSEYRETFENSFFKAQASAKNKIVEFHSNIQARITASHNVASQNNLFNNSVTGRLRGEAEKLIQQLELTDENYLVALRILRERFENKKIIIDKHVEELFNMPVITKESPPFLRNLIDTFKQLITSLKALGEPTDSWDRLLNQLLKIKLDARTRERWHEHLHLQNKREPPPLSEFLDFLVNRCEYLESKEKTDNQQTIGDHRSDSCTRGTCKVCQKKHNTLIHRDNIQHHDTQNQLAKHDNIQTQNHSNPSLATNTHLAIENKQNTAAPRETIQLSSITHHLNNKKQNVLLSTAAVFLKDKSGNLTKARALLDSGSQSNLITSDLARKLNIGTTKINLPVIGVNQVTTNITEQLNIDIISRENNSFQQNATFLVINQIAGNIPNFKIDCQHLNIPKHITLADPEFDKSAKLDILLGAGVFWDILADGQFKLGDGKPILQKTLFGWVISGPIYQNCSIQNNSSITISCNLITTTLENAIEKFWKIEEYQDDNKTKRTIEEKQCEEHFLKTIQRTETGRFRATLPVREGVGDLGNSKMNAIKRFHKLESKLINDTVIRQQYSEFMREYDKLGHMTKVPTWATEVDGKGVFYLPHHGVVKDRQPLNYEWWSIRQNRKRYFIE; this is translated from the exons ATGTTAGCAGGAGAAAATGAAGTAAATGTGTCAAAAGTAGATCAATCGAAATCGGACAAATCCGATATTTTGCTAGAGTTAAAAGAGCAACGTGATGTAGTTATCGAAAAGCTGAGTaggtttataaatttcattaaacgAGCCAACGAATCCGatttattagaattagaatCACGTCTAGACCACGTATCGAGTATTTTCAACCATTTCGAACAAGTTCAGTCACGAATAGAATCGCTAGAAAAGTGTACAACTAATTCAGAATATCGTGAAACATTCGAAAACAGCTTCTTCAAAGCACAAGCCAGcgctaaaaataaaattgtagagTTTCACAGCAACATACAAGCCAGAATAACAGCTAGTCATAATGTAGCTagtcaaaataatttgttcaacAATAGTGTTAct GGCCGACTTAGGGGTGAGGCAGAAAAATTAATTCAGCAACTTGAGTTGACAGATGAGAATTATTTAGTAGCTTTACGTATATTGCGAGAacgatttgaaaacaaaaaaattattatagacaAACATGTAGAAGAATTATTTAACATGCCAGTAATTACTAAGGAATCACCTccgtttttaagaaatttaattgACACATTCAAACAACTAATTACTTCACTAAAAGCTCTAGGTGAACCAACTGATTCGTGGGATCGCCTATTAAAtcaactattaaaaattaaactagacGCACGCACTAGGGAACGTTGGCATGaacatttacatttacaaaataaaagagAACCTCCACCATTGTCAGAATTTCTCGACTTTTTAGTAAATCGTTGTGAATATTTAGAAAGCaaagaaaaaactgataatCAGCAAACCAT AGGTGATCATAGGTCAGATTCTTGCACTCGTGGAACCTGCAAGGTTTGTCAAAAGAAACATAACACACTAATTCATCGAGACAATATTCAACATCATGATACACAAAACCAACTAGCTAAACATGACAACATTCAAACACAAAATCACAGCAATCCTTCATTAGCCACAAACACACATTTggcaattgaaaataaacaaaacacaGCCGCACCTCGAGAAACTATCCAACTCTCATCAATCACACatcatctaaataataaaaaacaaaatgttcttCTTAGTACAGCGGCTGTATTCCTCAAAGACAAATCAGGCAATTTAACCAAAGCACGTGCATTGTTAGACTCGGGTTCTCAATCAAATCTAATAACCTCTGACCTTGCGCGAAAATTAAATATCGGTACTACCAAAATAAACTTACCAGTGATCGGTGTTAATCAGGTTACTACTAATATCACAGagcaattaaatattgatataatttcaaGAGAAAACAATTCTTTTCAACAAAATGCtacatttttagttataaacCAAATAGCGGGTAATATTCCAAACTTCAAAATCGATTGTCAACATTTAAATATACCGAAACACATTACTCTTGCGGATCCTGAATTCGATAAATCCGCCAAACTGGATATTCTCTTAGGCGCAGGTGTCTTTTGGGATATTTTAGCGGATGGGCAATTTAAGCTCGGCGACGGTAAACCGATACTTCAGAAAACATTATTTGGATGGGTCATATCGGGACccatatatcaaaattgttcaattcaaaataacagTAGTATTACCATATCATGTAATTTAATCACAACTACGCTTGAAAACGcaattgagaaattttggaaaatcgaGGAATACCAAGACGATAACAAAACCAAACGGACGATCGAAGAAAAACAATGCGAAGAACATTTCCTAAAAACAATTCAGCGGACCGAAACTGGCAGATTTCGTGCAACGTTGCCAGTTCGCGAAGGTGTAGGCGATTTGGGGAATTCGAAGATGAATGCGATTAAAAGGTTTCACAAATTAGAAAGTAAACTGATCAATGACACAGTCATACGTCAACAATATTCGGAGTTCATGAGGGAATATGACAAACTCGGGCACATGACCAAGGTGCCGACGTGGGCAACGGAAGTGGATGGAAAGGGAGTTTTTTACCTACCACATCATGGTGTCGTGAAGGATAGGCAACCACTAAACTACGAGTGGTGGAGCATCCGCCAAAACAGGAAACGGTATTTCATTGAATGA
- the LOC130451981 gene encoding uncharacterized protein LOC130451981 — MVADIEKMYRQVEIVEEQCDLQRIMWRSDPNLPLEVYTLNTVTYGTAPASFIAIRCLHQLALENSKKYPVASQVITRDFYVDDLITGTDTIENAQILRQNITNILESGSFPLRKWNTNKPNIFNDINNISDLPDHYLSTDDQSKALGLVWNSQSDTLHISTDSIQIENNNFTKRGILSVIAQLFDSLGLVGPVIVKAKVIMQKLWQHKELPILATIKIPRQITVPKANVIEIHTFSDAPTIAYGACSYLRTVDNSGQCSVRLICAKSRVLPLKVVTLPRLELNAALLATNLTAKLMEAFTCRISNIFYYTDSTIVLSWLNTEPALLKTFVANRVADMQRKFKIENWQHVKSEQNAADIISMGSLPSQLLECDMWWNGPFFLSNHNQPVTNNNFLPLNELPEVKNSALTHNVIIADSTIFERYSNFDKLNRVIAWILQFKGNTLRAKHDRIYGTKLTVHELKLTKQSIIRATQSVYFAEEIKCLIKNKLLNAHLKLLTLNPFMAVRGENCQFKLFI, encoded by the exons ATGGTAGCGGACATAGAGAAGATGTACCGGCAGGTGGAAATTGTAGAAGAGCAGTGTGATTTACAGCGAATTATGTGGCGTTCTGATCCAAACCTGCCTCTAGAAGTCTACACATTAAACACCGTAACATACGGCACAGCTCCAGCTTCATTCATTGCTATACGATGCTTGCACCAACTCGCTTTAGAAAACAGTAAAAAGTACCCAGTAGCATCACAAGTAATAACTCGCGATTTTTATGTTGATGACCTCATCACTGGTACAGACACCATTGAAAATGCACAAATTTTGAGGCAAAACATCACCAACATTTTAGAAAGTGGATCCTTTCCTCTTCGGAAGTGGAATACTAACAAACCGAACATTTTCAACGATATTAACAACATTTCAGATCTACCAGATCATTATCTATCAACCGATGACCAATCAAAAGCTTTAGGGCTTGTCTGGAACTCTCAATCAGACACGCTACATATCAGCACAGATTcaatacaaattgaaaataacaatttcacaAAACGCGGAATACTCTCCGTAATTGCTCAGTTATTCGATTCATTGGGCTTGGTCGGTCCAGTAATTGTTAAAGCCAAAGTTATCATGCAAAAACTTTGGCAGCACAAA GAATTACCTATTTTGGCTACAATTAAAATTCCTAGACAAATAACAGTTCCCAAAGCCAATGTTATTGAAATTCACACTTTCAGCGATGCACCTACTATCGCGTATGGTGCGTGTTCATACCTACGAACTGTAGATAACTCCGGACAATGCTCTGTACGTTTAATTTGTGCTAAATCAAGAGTATTACCCTTAAAGGTTGTCACGTTGCCACGCTTGGAGCTAAACGCAGCTTTATTAGCAACGAATCTGACAGCTAAGCTCATGGAGGCTTTTACTTGTCGTATatctaacattttttattatactgatTCGACCATCGTTTTATCGTGGTTAAATACGGAACCCGcacttttaaaaacatttgtagCAAACCGCGTAGCGGACATgcaaagaaaattcaaaatcgaaaaTTGGCAACATGTAAAATCCGAACAAAACGCGGCTGACATCATCTCGATGGGATCACTACCCAGTCAGCTGCTGGAATGCGACATGTGGTGGAACGGGCCATTCTTTCTAAGCAATCATAATCAACCGGTaacgaataataattttttaccacTCAATGAATTACCAGAGGTAAAAAATTCCGCGTTAACACACAATGTAATTATAGCTGATAGTACGATATTCGAGAGATATTCTAATTTCGACAAATTAAACAGAGTCATAGCGTGGATTTTACAATTTAAAGGTAACACATTACGTGCAAAACATGATAGAATATACGGTACAAAACTCACAGTGCACGAATTAAAACTGACAAAACAAAGTATTATAAGGGCAACGCAATCAGTGTATTTTGCggaagaaataaaatgtttaattaaaaataaactgctAAACgctcatttaaaattattaactttAAACCCATTTATGGCGGTTAGGGGGGAGAATTGtcaattcaaacttttcatttga